One Asterias rubens chromosome 1, eAstRub1.3, whole genome shotgun sequence genomic region harbors:
- the LOC117287858 gene encoding heterogeneous nuclear ribonucleoprotein A1-like, whose protein sequence is MENPCSIFVGSLAIETSKETLQEYFGQFGAIESAVVLVDPGTSRSRGFGFVNFSSRDARDSALSSGPHFVDNKQVECKVAVRKGDMKPDMGGAGGGGRGRSDQFSESQEKKVFLGGISNGTTNEEIESALTRFGTVIGVEIKFDKVTQRMRGFGFVEFSTPAEATKAVASQFIQINNKTVEIKLAQNRQAVPYGSPGGFGGTFANSMGLYGQPMAYGSYNAYPSNTTGFNSGGASYMGSTPGYGSNPGYGSNSQYQNYGSKEASSPYGGTYSSGFSGNTSSTYGANTASNFGGGSGGYGRGAYNPYSQ, encoded by the exons ATGGAGAACCCGTGCAGCATATTCGTAGGATCTCTCGCAATAGAGACGTCAAAGGAAACGCTTCAGGAATATTTTGGACAATTTGGGGCGATCGAATCAGCAGTTGTTCTGGTCGACCCGGGCACAAGCCGTAGCCGAGGGTTTGGTTTTGTCAATTTCAGCAGCCGTGATGCAAGAGATTCGGCCCTATCCAGCGGCCCCCATTTTGTTGATAACAAACAAGTGGAGTGTAAAGTAGCCGTACGAAAGGGGGATATGAAGCCAGACATGGGCGGTGCCGGCGGCGGGGGCAGGGGAAGGTCCGACCAATTTTCCGAAAGCCAGGAGAAGAAAGTCTTTCTCGGGGGCATTTCTAATGGAACTACGAATGAAGAAATTGAAAGTGCCCTGACTAGATTCGGAACTGTGATCggtgttgaaataaaatttgacaaagtCACACAGAGAATGCGAGGGTTTGGCTTCGTGGAATTCAGCACCCCTGCAGAGGCAACAAAAGCAGTCGCATCCCAGTTTATACAAATCAATAACAAAACG GTGGAAATCAAGCTTGCTCAGAACAGACAAGCCGTGCCATATGGCTCACCCGGTGGCTTCGGCGGTACGTTTGCAAACAGCATGGGTCTATACGGCCAGCCCATGGCATACGGAAGCTACAACGCATACCCAAGCAACACGACTGGGTTCAACAGTGGAGGTGCCAGCTACATGGGCAGTACCCCAGGCTATGGGAGCAACCCAGGCTACGGAAGCAATAGTCAATACCAGAATTACGGCAGTAAGGAAGCCAGCAGTCCCTATGGAGGCACTTACAGCTCTGGATTCAGCGGTAACACAAGCTCTACCTACGGTGCCAACACGGCCTCTAACTTCGGAGGGGGAAGTGGTGGTTACGGCAGAGGGGCCTACAACCCGTACAGTCAGTAA